Sequence from the Herbaspirillum sp. meg3 genome:
GTGGCGAACGTTGCCGGAGCCGGAAATGACACGACGCACAAACTGATAGTACGCATCCATATCGATCACATGCACCGCCAGAAAATAGTCATATTCGCCCGACACGAAATAGCACTGCATCACCTCGGCCTCTTTGGCCATGCGCTGCTCGAACTCCTGCATGTGCTCGTCGGATTGATTGTTGAGCGAGATTTCAAGGAAGGCCAGCATGCCGTAGCCAAGCGCAAAGGGGTCGACCATCGCCACTTCGGCGTTGATGATGCCGGCTTCGCGCAGCTCGCGAATGCGGCGCAGGCAGGTCGGTTGCGAGATGTGCAATTTCTCCGCCAGGATACGGGTCGGAATCTGATTGTCTTTCTGCAGCAAGTTCAGGAGCTTGCGGTCGACCTTATCGAGCGTATGGTATTTGGGCATAAAAACGAAAGTTCAATTTTTTTCAGTCAGGCACTCAAAAAGCCTTTGCAAGCCGTTTCTTATGTTGTACCGT
This genomic interval carries:
- a CDS encoding Lrp/AsnC family transcriptional regulator; translation: MPKYHTLDKVDRKLLNLLQKDNQIPTRILAEKLHISQPTCLRRIRELREAGIINAEVAMVDPFALGYGMLAFLEISLNNQSDEHMQEFEQRMAKEAEVMQCYFVSGEYDYFLAVHVIDMDAYYQFVRRVISGSGNVRHFQSRFPMKRAKFATRITFDEKAAEIQVRVPE